Below is a genomic region from Nitrospira lenta.
GCTTCCCGCACCCACAAATCCATGATCCCGTTTTCGTTGACGAGATCATCATCGACCGACTGAATAAAACAGGCATGTGGCTGGGGGTGTTCGAATGCGTTGACCGACTTCACCACTTCACGGCTTTTGGGGTCTACGTAATAGTGCCCCTGCGCCGGGCCTGAAAGCCCATAGGCGTAATGCAACCCCGTGTTGAACCATTGCGGCGAATTGGGAGCGGCCATTTGCCGGGCCAACATGTAGCCGACCTCATCCTGGAAAGCCTCGCTATCCTCCGGCGTCTTAAAGTAGCCGTACTCTTTGCCCCAATGCGTCCAACAACCGGCCAGCCGGTCGAAAACCTGGCGGGCATCGCGCTCACTACCCAAGACCGGCTTCCCATCAGCACCTACCAGAGGATTGCCCGCTGCATCCTTCTGAGGCACACCCGCTTTCCGAAAATACTTCTGGGCGAGAATATCGATCGCCAATTGAGACCACTGTTCAGGCACATCAATATTCTCAAGTTTGAATACCGTGGACCCATCTGGATTACGAATCTCCGACGACCGCTTGACGAAGGTGAGCCCCTCGTAGGGACCCTGGCCACGACGGGTAAATCTTCGCTCAATTCTCACAATAGTCCTCCTCCTTCAAGAGGGTGCTGTAGCTGTATACGAATAGGGGCATAATTGAGGGTCTTTTCTCTGGTACGGGACGACCGTGATGTGAGACATCCATCGCGGATGGACTACATATAGCTATTCAGAATTTTTGTCAACACCAAGTATAGTGGTTCAGGCGTGATATGAGGGGAAAACCTGGGGACAACCAATGTGCGTGTCTGATCGCTAGCTTGTGACGATTTTGAGGTACTTATCCACAGAAACAGAGCTCCAAAATAGCAGGAAATTGATCGGTACGCCCTCCCCTAAAATGCCAATTGTCCAATTTTAATGGTCGCCTCCTCCACCCCTTCGATAGGAATGAAGTGCCCAGCCACACCGATCACAACAATCTTCGTACTCACTGCCTGGGTAACATACCTACTCGCTAGTCCCCAATTCTGCCGCATGGTATGGGGGCGAACCACCTCTTGGAGAATCTTCTTACTCTGACTCTGGAAGATCTGCCGGATAAATTGCTGTTCGCGGCTGGGAGCACTGCGATCCATTCGATCAATCGCCTTTCCTAATTCGCTCTCTACAAACTGGAGATAGTCGTCCATCGTCGGATTGGACAAAGCCAGCCCCACCGCCACGCCCAAGACCAGCACAATGCTCGCGAGACGAAGCAGGCTCATATCATCCCCCATGAGATCCACCAATCACCTAGCACAGAACAACCTCGCAGTTTGACAAACCGAAACCGGCTGATTAGCCTAGCTCCCCACCACCGCTCCCGATCGCGATAGGGCGGCCACATCTCACAGGAGGATCTCATGTTTGTTTGGAGTAAACGCCTGGTTGCCGCTCTGCTGGGAAGCTTCATGCTCTTGCTCATGATCTTCCTTTTTCAAGGCGCACCGGATAGCACAAGCGGCCTGAAGATCCACACCACCCGCTGGATGGCCCTCAACTATGCCGGCCTCATGATCTGGATCTTCGTCTGGATGATCGACCAGGCCCGCGTCCGTGGAAAGAATGTCTGGCTCTGGCTCGTGCCGTTCCTCTTTGCTCCGCTGGTGACCCTTATGCTGTTCGTGCTCTTCCTCCAGCGCAAACTGTCATCTTAGCGAGTACCGGCCGGCTGAACCGGTACGACAGCTGGGACAACCGGCGCAACTGGACCGGTCGGGCCAAAGGAAATTCGTTCGCGCACGCGCCATACCGCCCAGAGACCGGGCAGCGCCACCACAAAGGTCAGCAGAAAAAACTGGCCCCACCCGACCGCCGCGACGACATCGGCAGAAGGACGCCCGGCAAACACACGACCGAGAGCTTCGAGCGAGGACAGCAGCGCAAACTGCGTCGCCGTATACCGCGGATCACAGAGCGACATCACCAAGGCGACAAACGCCGCGGTGCCCATCCCTCCAGTAATATTTTCAACCATCACCACGCCGGCAAGCAACGCTGCACTCTTCCCCGCCCAGGCCAACACCACAAATCCGAGATTAGACACCGCCTGCAGCAGGCCGAATAGCAAGAGCGCCTGCACAAGCCCCATCCGTGCCATCAAGAGACCGCCGAACAGTGCCCCCAACAACGTCGCCAGAATCCCGATACCCTTCACGTACCCGACTTCTCCGGCAGTAAAGCCGATGCCACCGATGAGAAACGCGGTTTGGAGCGACGACGCAAAAGCATCACCAAGCTTATAGAGCACAATCACCGCCAGAAATCCGACCGCATGGGGACGCGTAAAGAATTCGGCAAGCGGCGCACCGATCGCTTCGCCCATCGTCTTGGGAGCCTCGGCAACGCGGCTCGGCTCCGGACTCAGCACAATGACAGCGGTTCCGATCACCATGAGCCCTGCCAACAACAGATACGTCGTTTGCCACCCCACGAGATCCGCGACGACCAGCGCCCCAGCCCCGGCCACTAACAACGCAATCCGATATCCGTTCACCCAGACGGCTGCACCGAATCCCCGCTCCTGCGACTCCAACGTCTCAGTCCGATAGGCGTCGAAGACAATGTCGAGCGAGGCCGCGAGAAAGGCCACGAGCAGTGCAAAGGCCGCCAGCAACTCCGGATGCTGCCGCGGACTCGTCACGGCCATCAGGACCACGCCGAGTGCGACGCAGAGCTGCGTCAGCACCATCCAGCCGCGCCGACGACCCAGCCAGGGAGGAACCAACCGATCAATAACCGGCGCCCAGAGGAACTTGAGCGTATAGGGCAATCCCACCAGCGTGAAAATGCCGATGGTTTTCAGATCCACCCCCTCTACCGTCAACCAGGCTTGCAGCGTCCCGGCCGTAAGCGCCAGGGGAAGTCCGGACAAAAACCCAAGAGGGAACATGACCGCCAAACGGCGGTTCAACAAAACAAGCGGTATGAACTTAGAGATATTCATTCGATTCGTCATTCATGAACTGCGCGCAAGACGCAGATGGCTCCTGCAGATGAACCCGAAAGCAGAATACCATTGAACAGGATCGCTTTCTCAGCAGAATCTCGAATCCACGCGGACTCGCGAGAGGGGCGAGCCTGCCGCCATTCGCACGACACCGTGAACCGAATGACGCTAACAGGGTTGGCCGTTAAACGCACAGGGTTTGTATCGTAAAATATCGAAATCGATATTTTCCTGATACACGCGCTCGTTGCCGTTCACGCCGTCCTGCTCGGGATCATTCCACATCGTGTGATCCCACCAATAAAAGAGCGGTTGGTCCTCGGTCTGGTAGAGGGGATTACCGTAGTTGCTCCGCGCATACTCCTGCACAAGCCGGCCGGTCACATAGTCCACCTGCCCGTTCCCCTTCAAAGAATAGAGCATGATGAACAACCGCGCTTCATGGTCATAGAGTTCATCGAGCCGCGTGGTCAGCTCCGGCTCAACCGGCAAGACTCCGTGGGACGCGGTATGGGCGGGCACGATCAAGAGAGAGGCCATCAGCAGTGTACGCATCCAGGTCGCTCGTGAGACCATCTCGACACCTCCCGGCAAGGTGGGTCACTTTATCGGGCACGAGGCGCACTGTCAATTCAGCAGAAGCGCCACGCGCCGTGGCATTGAACCTCGCCCCTGCCGGCAAGCCGGTCGCGCGGTACCCCAGCGGCTGTGCCGGGAGGTCCGAATAGGTCGCGGCCATCGTGAGCCGCAACTCAGCCTCTTCGTTGACCACCTTGGGCCCAATCGGATGGAGCGTCGGCGGAGTAGTGGTCAGTTCTTTCACGTCGACCGTCATGCGGCGAGTCGCGGACAAGACCGGCGTCCCGGCATCCGTCACAATCACGGCTATCGTGTAGCGGCCCACCGTCTGTGTGCGCGGGACCGCCCAACTCAAGACGCCGATGTTCGCATCAATACTGGTGCCGCTCGAGGCGCCTGGTGCGAGACGGTAGGTCAAGACGGTGGATTCCGGCGCGCTGTTCGAATCGCCCGGATCCGTGGCCACTACGTGAACCGTCAACGTGCGCCCCTGCTCCACCGTCTGTGCCGCCATCGGCGCGATCACCGGCGCATCGTTCGTCGGCGTGATGGTGAGCGTGACGGTCGCGCCTTCGGCGACGGTGTAGGCATCATTCACCGCGACGGGCGCCGCCGTCGGGTGCCCGTTCGTGAGCAGCACGTTGTCGAGGACGATGGTACTGGTGCGGTCCCCAAACCCGAGCAGATCGAACGAGAACCGGGCCCCTGCTCCAGCCGTGATACCGGTCAGGTCAATGTCGACGAGCACCGGTTGCGTCAGATCCAACGTGGAACCGGAGAGGGCGCCAGTCGAGAGGCTCACACGGTTGCTGAAGCGGACCGTGCCGTCCTGTTGGAGATTGAACAGCGAATCCGTCTGCGTCAGGCCCGCGGTCACACCGGCGAGCGGCGTCAGGGTGCCGGATTCGAGGGGCGCCACTTCGAAGGCGTCCTGGGGACGGGTCAGGGGACTGGCTCCGGGCGGAGCCGGTGCCTGTCCCCGGTTCTGTCGATGATGCCACGGCTCCGAGATCCAGCGCCGAGGGCAATCGCCGGATGCCGGGATCAATGGAACCAGCCATGAGGCGCGTGCCGTCTACGGCGGAGCTGACGTGGTCCAATCCCATGACATGCCCGAGTTCGTGCATGAGCACGGTCATGAGATCGATCTTGCCGGCAGCGGCACGGCCCTCCAGCGCCGTGAACTGCCAGGGATTCGCGCCGACCACAAACTCTTCGTTCGTCAACGGGGTTGAATCGATGAACCACCCATACCCAGCGGCATCGGTATCCAATGTGATGGTCGTGCCGGACGTGAGCGCCAGGTACCCATCAGCCAGATCGGCGATGGTAATCGTGGCCTGGTTGAGCAAGGCAAGTTGATCGGACGTCAGCCCAAGGAAGCCGCTGCCAAATGCATCGACTTGATTGACCAAGTTCCGATCAGTCAGTACAGTTTGGCTACCGAAGGAGAGATGATGCTGAAGCGCATTCTGATTATCCTGGTTCTCGTTCTGACTCAGGCCGGGTGTGATACCAAATATGGGGAGGACCTGTCCCCTTTTGTCCGAGGTAAGCTGGACGCTCAGGGACAACTGGACGTCCAGCGGCAGAAGCGGGAACTGCTTCAGATTGAGGACATCAAGGTTGGAACTGGTCCCGTCGCCGCTTGGGGACGACGTCTCTCCGCCGATTTGACTGTTCGTTACACCGACGGCACTCTGGTCTATCAAGGCCTGATCTACACTTACGTTGGATTCGTCGACATTACCGGCATCGAAAATGATATCCGAATCGGTCCATTTCTCACGGGAATCAACGGAGGCATTCAGTTGGGACTGAACGGCATGGCCGTTGGTGGTCAACGCCGATTCACTGTCGACAGGAGTTTGGTCTGTTTGAATATCAAGATGGATGCCGGTCCCAACGCTACTTGTGGCCTGATTGAGCGAATCAAAGTCCGAAAAGAAAAATTGATTGTGGAGGCCGCCCTCATCGAATCCTGCATTCCCTTGAGCTTCCGCGCCATCTATATGAATGGGGAATACCTGCTGCATTTCCGAGCCGGTTGCCGCAATTCCGATCTGCCTCGACTCGCCCCCAGCGCTCCCATTTGGCACGTTTACTAAGTTGTTCCACTGCTCCTGTGCAGACACAACGAGTGAACCGAGAAAAGAAAATGGGACAGGCTGAGCTAGCCCCACTTTCTTACTTCAGCAATGTAATGTCTGTCTGCGCTATCTGGATGGGAGCAATACCGGTCGTCACACCAACAGATTCAGCCTGAAGCTGCAAGCCGCCCCTAGCAAGCGAACATTATCGATGTAGATTCGGTCAGTACCCACATCGCAGGCGACCGTCACGAAAAGGCTCCCGACCATTTTTATCTTCCATCAGCTCCCTTCTCTTGCCCATCTCCCACCTTGCCCCTCTCGCAACCCCTCCCCTATAATGCCACCGGATGATCACGAACACTGCACAACCACGCGCCTCGCTGCATACGCTCGGCTGCCGGCTCAATCAAGCTGAAACTGCCGTGCTCGGTGAACGACTGCGGCAAGATGGCTATCGCCTGGTGGCATTCGGTGAACCCACTGACCTTCTCGTCCTCAATACATGTTCTGTCACGGAAGACGCCGAACGGACCTCCCGCTATCTCATTCGCAAGACACTCAAACATTCGCCCAACGCCTTTATTGCCGTGACCGGCTGCTATGCGCAGACGGGACCGGAAGGATTGAAGAAACAGGCTGGCATCGACCTGATCGTCGGCAATCAATACAAGCTCGACCTCCCGACCTTTCTGCCGCCCAGCGATCGTCTGCAGAAGCACGCGGCACCGGTCGTACATCGCACCAAGACCATCGCCCCGGAGGATTTTGAACTCCCCGAGTATGGAACGCCAGACTCCACCCGCGCACCACTCAAGATTCAAGACGGCTGCAGCACCATGTGCAGCTTCTGCCTGATTCCCTTTGCGCGAGGCCGGGAACGAAGCCGTCTGCTCGACGATCTGTTGCGCGAGGCCGAGCTGCTGGCTGAACAGGGAGTTCGGGAAGTCGTTCTGACCGGCGTGAACATCGGACAATACCGCCAGGCCGGCGCAGATCTCTGCACTGTAATCGCACGGCTGGAAACCATTCCCGGTCTGGAACGCATCCGTATTTCCTCCATTGAACCGACGACGGTCACTGATCAGTTGCTGGAGCTGATGGCCTCGTCATCCAAACTTTGCCCCTATCTCCACATTCCTCTCCAAAGTGGAGACGACGGCATCCTAGCCGCGATGAACCGATCCTATTCCGCACAGGACTATGTTCGGTTGATTGAGCGAGCCTTACACAAGATTCCCGATCTGGGACTTGGCACAGACATCATGGTCGGCTTTCCCGGGGAAGACGAAGCGGCCTTCGGCAATACGCTGAAGCTGGCCACTGAACTTCCCTTTGCCTATTTCCATGTGTTCCCATTTTCCCCAAGACCGGGAACCGCGGCGGTGAAGCTGGCCAATCCCGTCGCGGTAACGCAGATGAAAAAACGAACCGCCATCTTAACGAGTCTGTCGCAAGCCAAACGCCTCGCCTCTCACGACAGGCATATCGGAACGACGATCCCGGTCTTGTTCGAAGCCGGCCTCCATGACGGTTTTGCGCTGGGTACGACGGCTAACTTTCTGAAAGTCGCCGTCCCGTCTCAGTCCGAACTCACAAACCAGGTCCATCCCGTCACCATTACCGCTGCCAGCGAACGCTGGGCTGTCGGCCACCTGGCTACGCATCATGCCACGACAACGACATTACAGATGCTATGACGAACAAGACCACGCCACCTCTCGTTCATATTGAAACCTTCGGCTGTCAGATGAATGAATCTGACAGCGAGC
It encodes:
- a CDS encoding DUF4359 domain-containing protein, yielding MSLLRLASIVLVLGVAVGLALSNPTMDDYLQFVESELGKAIDRMDRSAPSREQQFIRQIFQSQSKKILQEVVRPHTMRQNWGLASRYVTQAVSTKIVVIGVAGHFIPIEGVEEATIKIGQLAF
- a CDS encoding AmpG family muropeptide MFS transporter translates to MNISKFIPLVLLNRRLAVMFPLGFLSGLPLALTAGTLQAWLTVEGVDLKTIGIFTLVGLPYTLKFLWAPVIDRLVPPWLGRRRGWMVLTQLCVALGVVLMAVTSPRQHPELLAAFALLVAFLAASLDIVFDAYRTETLESQERGFGAAVWVNGYRIALLVAGAGALVVADLVGWQTTYLLLAGLMVIGTAVIVLSPEPSRVAEAPKTMGEAIGAPLAEFFTRPHAVGFLAVIVLYKLGDAFASSLQTAFLIGGIGFTAGEVGYVKGIGILATLLGALFGGLLMARMGLVQALLLFGLLQAVSNLGFVVLAWAGKSAALLAGVVMVENITGGMGTAAFVALVMSLCDPRYTATQFALLSSLEALGRVFAGRPSADVVAAVGWGQFFLLTFVVALPGLWAVWRVRERISFGPTGPVAPVVPAVVPVQPAGTR
- the mtaB gene encoding tRNA (N(6)-L-threonylcarbamoyladenosine(37)-C(2))-methylthiotransferase MtaB, which codes for MITNTAQPRASLHTLGCRLNQAETAVLGERLRQDGYRLVAFGEPTDLLVLNTCSVTEDAERTSRYLIRKTLKHSPNAFIAVTGCYAQTGPEGLKKQAGIDLIVGNQYKLDLPTFLPPSDRLQKHAAPVVHRTKTIAPEDFELPEYGTPDSTRAPLKIQDGCSTMCSFCLIPFARGRERSRLLDDLLREAELLAEQGVREVVLTGVNIGQYRQAGADLCTVIARLETIPGLERIRISSIEPTTVTDQLLELMASSSKLCPYLHIPLQSGDDGILAAMNRSYSAQDYVRLIERALHKIPDLGLGTDIMVGFPGEDEAAFGNTLKLATELPFAYFHVFPFSPRPGTAAVKLANPVAVTQMKKRTAILTSLSQAKRLASHDRHIGTTIPVLFEAGLHDGFALGTTANFLKVAVPSQSELTNQVHPVTITAASERWAVGHLATHHATTTTLQML
- a CDS encoding matrixin family metalloprotease, producing the protein MVNQVDAFGSGFLGLTSDQLALLNQATITIADLADGYLALTSGTTITLDTDAAGYGWFIDSTPLTNEEFVVGANPWQFTALEGRAAAGKIDLMTVLMHELGHVMGLDHVSSAVDGTRLMAGSIDPGIRRLPSALDLGAVASSTEPGTGTGSARSQSPDPSPGRLRSGAPRIRHPDAARRCDRGPDADGFAVQSPTGRHGPLQQPCEPLDWRPLRFHVGSDATGARRH
- a CDS encoding cadherin repeat domain-containing protein, with amino-acid sequence MSLSTGALSGSTLDLTQPVLVDIDLTGITAGAGARFSFDLLGFGDRTSTIVLDNVLLTNGHPTAAPVAVNDAYTVAEGATVTLTITPTNDAPVIAPMAAQTVEQGRTLTVHVVATDPGDSNSAPESTVLTYRLAPGASSGTSIDANIGVLSWAVPRTQTVGRYTIAVIVTDAGTPVLSATRRMTVDVKELTTTPPTLHPIGPKVVNEEAELRLTMAATYSDLPAQPLGYRATGLPAGARFNATARGASAELTVRLVPDKVTHLAGRCRDGLTSDLDAYTADGLSLDRARPYRVPRSLAG